AAACAAGTATCAAATTTGGTCGATCTTTTCCCCCAAGGAGGAACAAAAAGATGGGTTCTCATGTTCTTAAGTCTCCCATCACCTTGCGCTCTTACAGCAACTCCCTCGTCGGCTTCTTCTCCAACTCTCGCAATCCTCTTCTCTCTGGTATGTTCTATGGTTTCTTCGCAGATGTACGTAATCTACTTAACTTATGGGTTTGTTGCTAGAGACTGTTTTTTCTTCTGTCTGAAGTTTTCTTGGTTGGGTAATTTCCACAAACACTTAGAGTGCATTGTCAATTTCATGTTAGGTGAACAAAATCAATCTAATCGATGGGAAAACCCAAATTTATAGTCCTAATTGTCAAATTCTAGAGGAAAGAGACAACCTTTGtgattaaaaaaatgttgttcAGTTTTAGATGAAATGTTGaaagctttgtttttttttctttttcattttcgtCACTGATGATTTGTAATTATCTGTTCAGCGAGATGGGTTAAAGCAGGAGAAGCCAGTTCTGTCAGATGTCTTGCTTCTGCTATACGTGGAAAGAAGTAAGCtgtcttttcttttaatatcaATATCAAGAAGCTTTACATCTTTCTGTAATGAAACTCTTCTTGTTCTATAACAGCAAGAAACAGAGACTGGATGAGGCATGTCTCGAAAGGTATCAGGAATACAGTCGCACACTAATACAATCATGGATTCTACAAGGTACTTACATATAGCGCATTGTTCTTGGTGTAGCTTAATCTTTAGTGTTAACTATGCGACAAAAGCTTAACTCTAGTGTGTATGTTAATTTAGGCAAAGTTCTTGTGGATGGGAAAAGAGCCAGTAAAGCTGGGATGCCTGTAGGAAATGATGTATCCATAAAGATTACAGCTGAGGTTCCCAAATACGTATGTAGGTGATTATTACTACCCTATCTTTATAAGGTTTCCTTAGTGCTTTGAgatcttcgtttttttttgtcgactgTCCTCTCTCTGTTCTCTTCAACTTGCAGAGGTGGGCTGAAGCTGGAAGCTGCAATAGAGAAGCTAGATGTTGACGTTTCTGAGAAAGTGGTTCTTGATTCTGGACTTTCTACTGGAGGGTTTACAGATTGTTTGCTTCGTTATGGTGCCGCTCATGTGTATGGTGTTGATGTTGGTTATGGTCAGGTGCTAAGCTTTGTTCAACACACattgtttgattttctttcctGCAAAATCTTAATCTCCTAATTACTAATTAGTCAGTGTATTGTAACAGGTTGCGGATAAAATCCGCAATGATAAGCGCGTGACTGTTATGGAAAGGACAAATGTGAGATACCTCCCAGGACTCCCGCAGAAAGTCGATGTAGTGACACTTGATCTCTCCTTCATTTCCATTCTCAAGGTAAGTTTGGTTCTGTTCATTTTGTTTGCAGAAACTATGATGATTGTTATGTTTTTTACATGCTTAAAACTTAATGAACAGGTGATGCCAGCTGTTATGAATGTGATGAATGAAGATGCAACTTTAGTTACCCTTGTTAAACCTCAATTTGAAGCTCGACGATCACAGGTAATCAAaactatttgattatttacacaGTTAAACTCTGAAAAAAGCATACAAATCTTCTCtgcaattattatttttaatttgttcttcaacattttttgtttcctttcaaGGTTGGGAAGGGTGGGATAGTGAGAGACCCCGAAGTACATCAGGAGGTATGTTTGTATTTCCCTTTAGTCTTTGTGACAGTTGAATCCTTGTCTGTTCTTTCTAACGTAGTGGTTACTATCTTTGATGGCTTGAGAAGGTTCTTGAGAGGATAATAAATGGTGTTGAGAACTTTGGATTCACCAACAAAGGGTTTATCGAATCTCCCATCAAGGGCGCCGATGGAAACATAGAGTTCTTGGTTCGCTTCGACCGAGGGACAGTtaaaaaaaacgaagaagaagagtagCAGCAgactttatatattttcattgcTGGGGAAATGCTATTGTATCTTGTCACTCCTCATTTTAAAActattcttttgttttggtgatATCATTTATTATCCCAAAGATTATCATTTCAAAGAATCTTAAGAAGAGCAAATTAGGGCTTACACATGAATCTTTTGGGTTTTATTGTTGAGATGtatcaatcaatacaatgcgATGTAAAAAAAGGTAGAAAGCACAAGAGCTACATGATAATAACAAATACCATTGTGTTATAATGGCATGAATATTCAGTGTGTGTATAAAGAACTTGGAAGAGACTGGACTTGAGTTCTAAACAAGTCTTCTACCTAGAGAAGCTATCTCATTGTAATGCTTCAATAGCCTTGTATTGTCACTGCAATATTGAAGCAAGCTGATtggaagagagaaaaaaaaaaacaaaaaaaaggaacttTCGTTGTAGCATTATGAATGTGAATCTGCATACCACTTAGCTCTATGATCTTAAATCAGTTTTCGGTTCCAACAATGGACGATTCATTGTTACTTGAagattttgcatttttggcaGTATACATATGCACAGGTGGAGGCAAAAGCTCTTCTTGGATGGCCTGCAAACCAAAACCCTCAGGATTTATGAACAGaaccaaataaaaaacaacCGATGTACTCTGCCAAAACATCTGAAGACACATAGACAACATACCAACCAACCATTCTTCCCTCTCGCGCCGCCTTTGATGTAATAAGCCTCTTTAAATCCATTCTCAACCAGCAATTCAGCCACTTTCATGGAGTTACCATCAAAACTGCCTTCCACATCAAAACATGTAAGACAAACACAAAGCAATATCTTAAAAAAAGTATGAAGCTTTTGGTCTAAATCCTTACTTGTCAAGTACACAAACAACTGTGTTCTCCGGATCAGAGAATCCTCCTTTAACTCTCTTCACGAACCCCGACTCATCTTCCTCACTATACGGAACCTGAACCGAGCTCTTACCCAGAAACTTGAGACTCGGCGACGCCAACGAGGCCAACGTCTTGTCGTCTCTGATATCAAGAAGCTGCGAATCAGGCTGGCTCTTGAGCTTAAGAAACGCGTTGATGGCGGTTATCGGTTTATACTTCCTCAGGTAGAAGATCGCCGCCGGGTAGACGACGAGGTAGATGAATGTGCATCCCGCCACGAAAAACGGGTACTTGTTGAAAAAGTTGTCGATCGTGATCAGAATCGACTCCAGATCGATTTTTCCGGTGGATTGGTCGGAGATTGAGGTGAAGGGTTGTGTTGATGCGAGGACAGGGGAACAGAGGATGGTGTGAGAAAGGGTGAGAGAGAGATTGGTTTTGGACAGAAGGTGTAGCGAATGAGATATGTTGTTGAGTGGAGCTGTGCGACTTTGGTCGGAATTTGGAGTTTGAGGAGTGGAGGGTTTGGATAGGTTTCGCGGAGGAGAAGATGCGAGAATTGTCGGAAGAGACGACATCATAACTAAATGGCGACGAGAGACGATGAGTGGAAGCGCCAAGAggataagaaacaaaataaagggCTCATTCTTGTAAAATTGGATAAACACTAAAAGATGATGTCAAAACTGTAAATAACTACTTTTGTCAATTattaatttacataaaaaaaaaaaaaattgagaactattaattttagatacaATTGCCAAAACAATTTCCCAATTTATCAACAAATTTTCCCAGCTTTTTGTCTATACTATTTTTAGGGCAATTCTcttaaataacaatttttaagtttttgtcacaaaaatagtcttcaaaaagaaaatgacaaaaatagctccattttattttgaaatttttaatatttatttttattttttttaaatttgaaatcttatcatCAAAACCCCCTAattctagattagttaaccctagagtcaaaatacatttttacttttcgataaaacttattttgtttattttcttcattgaacGTTATTTTGCGACAAAAACTTAGAAAGATATATCTTAGAAAATTTCTCCTATTTTTATCAcgttaattaatgattttgtcTTTTCTCTAAGTATTTTGGTTtcagttaaataaaaataacattacaTATGAAAgaaattttaatagattatttatttttgcttaagtcttaagaagagaaaaaaaaactctgtaTTGTCAAACACTACTGTTTTGATTTTCCATCTAACGACAGTGAATTCTGatttattcataaaatttaagatgaacaaatttaaaatgtaaacctataatattttacacaaatttagaaaaaaataaatacttgcGTCTCTGTTTCCCtcctctctctatatattatgGCAAAACAAACTGGATACATTTTACACAACACAAAGCTGATCCCATCTTAATAAACTAATGAGATGAGTTATGTTCATCgtctgaagatgaagaagaagaagactgctTTCGTCCGAATAGTCCAGGCAGAGGCTGTGGCAGCATTGGGTTCACAGGAACTGGAAACTTGTGAGCAGAACTAACCATTGTTCTTTCGTTTATCATCCCTACTTCTTTGCAGACTCTGTCCACTACTCCGAGGAAGTCTCGAACCACCAAGAATATCCTAAACGGATGTGCTTCTTCTTTAGCCGAGTTCCCATGGAAATACTCTGTGATCTCTTTCACGAGAGACAACGCTACGCTCTCTTGAGCTTGTACTCTGATGATGTCTTCTTCAGCTCTTTTCAGAAACGTGTTCATCGATTCCAAAAACCTCTCGCTACTGCTGCTGCCGCTTTCTTCTCTGACCGTTGATTGGATTTGGACTGCTTCGTTGATCTTGGCAATGCCTTGGGAAAGCTTGGAGACGTAGCTGCTGAGTACTTCCGAGTCCATTGCCGCAGCTTTCTTGACGTTGCCAAGCTCTGAAGATAGACTTGATACAACTTGGAGGCCGAGTTTCCTGCATTTGATGTCATCCGTTTGTGTATTGTTGTCACCTGAGAGACGTGTGCCTTCTGCTCGGATGATCTCTTGAACAACGAAATGCAAGAGAGTTGTTTTCCCATCAGCGCCTTTGACATCGACCAGCTTGAGGAGCGTGTCGAGCTTGAACGCATGTGCGTCGCCTCGGTTCGTCCCAACGTTCATGCGGTTTCCTGTCTTTAGAACCGCTTCTAGAAGCTTTAAGAACATTCTGCTGTTCCTCAGTTCCTCACAAGCAGCCTACCCCATAAAAGGTTTGATTCGTTACAAACACAAATGGtagcaagagagagagaagatagCTTTGCTTTATACATTACCTCAAGAGTCTGGAAAGAGTTCTTCAGGTATTCAACCTCGGAGTCAAAGTTAGCTACATAGAGCATTGCGTCAACTCTTTTAAAGGCAAAAGGGATGTCTAGCATTGCCTTGAGGAACTTCTCAGCATGTCCAAGCTTTACAGGCGAATCATCCTTGTACTCTTTTAACCTGCGCTCTTCCTCTTTCGTTGGGGCCATCTTGAGTAAGCTCTCTAGAAGTTCAGTCCCAAGTGTTTCGGCATTGCCTGAAAAGCATAACATAACAACAATCATTCAGGACATCAACTTCTTAGATCATAGCTAAACAAACGCAGATGAAATGTGAAACTAAGTATGTGACAGCATAGGTTACCTTCAAGAAGCGCTTCACAGACTTCTTCAATAGTGACATTAAGTGCACGAAGCAGGATTGCAATATTCTGAGCCTTCTTAGGGTCCAAGACTCTGTTCTCTTGATTCGGGCTTGGGAGAGCGCATCTTGGAGTAGTCTGGCTCTGATTTGGTTTGGAGTCTAACGACTTTGCCACAAACAACGTTTCAATCATCTCTTCATCTAATCTGCAATCACACCAATAAAATTTCAACAACCATATTGTGACAAAGAAACTATGAGATTAACTCACTTGAAAGAGCTTGAACGAAGCTGATCCCAGACCATCTCACGGTCGGAACTTGCTCTGACTTTATCCCAGTGCAAAGCCTTAAGCTTCGGTTTAGGAGTTTCCTCTGCAGGCTCATTGGCACTGAACGTCTCTTTTAGAGTCTCTTCTGGTGAAGTCTTTGGAAGGTTTTCGGATGGGATCACAAAAGGATTCGAAGGCGGCGTGAGAGGAGGTGGTCGGGACGCCTTAGGAGTCGCTTGATTCCGTCGTGCCCATGTCGGAAACGGTGGAGGAGGTGGCGGAGGCGGCACTCGTGCAGACACCGGAGGCTGTAGAATCTGAGATGAAATGTTGGAGATTCGTGGAGATACATCTAAGCTATGGCTAAAGTCTCTATCCGGAGAAGACGAAAGAGACGACGACGAGGCAGACTGTGGATCGTGAGAAGCTTTCTCCGGCGGcgacttgtgagaagctttctCCGAACGCAATGCATCCAACTCGTTAAGGAAGCCTTGTCCCGGAGAAGAGAGTAGCTGAGACTGCAATCCTTGACGGAGGTTGCTCATGAACGCAGGTAACACCTCGGGAGACTTCTGGAAGCATCGGTACGGTGACGTGGAAGCAGAAGAATGCACGGGCGATCGCAAGTAAGCTTCTGGAGTGTCGTTAGGTCGTCTCTCCGGGGACGTTGAAGCGGATGATCGTGAAGAGCTTCGAGGAGAGTCGTCGAGATTGTGGAGagagtttttttctttgttctctctctctggtGAAGTCGTTAGAGATGTAACCGTCGGAGATCTCGAGATTTGACCTAATCCTCCTTCAGCGTTTTTCACCGGGCAGAGTCTCGGCGATAAGGAAGCTAGGGAGAGGGATGGAGACCTCACCAATCGAAAGTCTGTTATCTTCGACGGAGATGGTTCAGAGCTTCCCGGAGAAGTCTTCGGTGGCTCTGGTGCGGAGATTACAGTTTCTTTAGGCTCGGATCTCTTCGGACTCATCGACGGAGAAATGCTGATGAAGGTCGATCTCCCCGGTGAGCCTGAGCTTGACGATGAGCAGGAGATAGTGTCGTTATTCACAGATCTAGCGTTTTGATTCGGAACCGATGAGAAAACTCTCCGTGACTCGGATCCGACCCGGGTTAGCGTCTCCCGCCCGCTCGCTGAGCCTCTGGGGGAGTAAaactcttcttcatcctcctctCCTATCGATCCAACCTCCGGATTTAGCCGGAAGCTTCGTTTCATTAACGGAGGAAGAGGCTGCAGATCTGGAGATTCGAGCTTCCTTGAGCTCGAACCGTTATTGCTCACGGATTGATGATCCTCGACTCCTCTCGGATTCACCATCGTTCCCAAGTAAAGAAACTCTGAGCTGGTGTTGGCTGAGCTCCTCGTCGTTTGCTTACTAACTCTACCCTCAGCATTGCGCCGTGCTGAAGGCGCTGCTGTCgtcggaggaggaggtggatggaCTCTGCGGCTG
The window above is part of the Brassica napus cultivar Da-Ae chromosome C3, Da-Ae, whole genome shotgun sequence genome. Proteins encoded here:
- the LOC106435916 gene encoding formin-like protein 1; translation: MLFLLFFYFLFSSSALADRRVLHEPFFPVDSPPPSPPQSPPLPKLPFSSTTPPDATSPPFFPTYPSPPPPPSPASFASFPANISSLIVPHATKSPPSSKKLLIAAISAVTSAAVVAALIALLYWRRRRGRSSQESNAPDDSKTWTTDSSRRVHPPPPPTTAAPSARRNAEGRVSKQTTRSSANTSSEFLYLGTMVNPRGVEDHQSVSNNGSSSRKLESPDLQPLPPLMKRSFRLNPEVGSIGEEDEEEFYSPRGSASGRETLTRVGSESRRVFSSVPNQNARSVNNDTISCSSSSSGSPGRSTFISISPSMSPKRSEPKETVISAPEPPKTSPGSSEPSPSKITDFRLVRSPSLSLASLSPRLCPVKNAEGGLGQISRSPTVTSLTTSPERENKEKNSLHNLDDSPRSSSRSSASTSPERRPNDTPEAYLRSPVHSSASTSPYRCFQKSPEVLPAFMSNLRQGLQSQLLSSPGQGFLNELDALRSEKASHKSPPEKASHDPQSASSSSLSSSPDRDFSHSLDVSPRISNISSQILQPPVSARVPPPPPPPPFPTWARRNQATPKASRPPPLTPPSNPFVIPSENLPKTSPEETLKETFSANEPAEETPKPKLKALHWDKVRASSDREMVWDQLRSSSFKLDEEMIETLFVAKSLDSKPNQSQTTPRCALPSPNQENRVLDPKKAQNIAILLRALNVTIEEVCEALLEGNAETLGTELLESLLKMAPTKEEERRLKEYKDDSPVKLGHAEKFLKAMLDIPFAFKRVDAMLYVANFDSEVEYLKNSFQTLEAACEELRNSRMFLKLLEAVLKTGNRMNVGTNRGDAHAFKLDTLLKLVDVKGADGKTTLLHFVVQEIIRAEGTRLSGDNNTQTDDIKCRKLGLQVVSSLSSELGNVKKAAAMDSEVLSSYVSKLSQGIAKINEAVQIQSTVREESGSSSSERFLESMNTFLKRAEEDIIRVQAQESVALSLVKEITEYFHGNSAKEEAHPFRIFLVVRDFLGVVDRVCKEVGMINERTMVSSAHKFPVPVNPMLPQPLPGLFGRKQSSSSSSSDDEHNSSH
- the LOC106435917 gene encoding putative rRNA methyltransferase YqxC gives rise to the protein MGSHVLKSPITLRSYSNSLVGFFSNSRNPLLSARWVKAGEASSVRCLASAIRGKNKKQRLDEACLERYQEYSRTLIQSWILQGKVLVDGKRASKAGMPVGNDVSIKITAEVPKYVCRGGLKLEAAIEKLDVDVSEKVVLDSGLSTGGFTDCLLRYGAAHVYGVDVGYGQVADKIRNDKRVTVMERTNVRYLPGLPQKVDVVTLDLSFISILKVMPAVMNVMNEDATLVTLVKPQFEARRSQVGKGGIVRDPEVHQEVLERIINGVENFGFTNKGFIESPIKGADGNIEFLVRFDRGTVKKNEEEE
- the LOC106435918 gene encoding rhodanese-like domain-containing protein 4A, chloroplastic translates to MMSSLPTILASSPPRNLSKPSTPQTPNSDQSRTAPLNNISHSLHLLSKTNLSLTLSHTILCSPVLASTQPFTSISDQSTGKIDLESILITIDNFFNKYPFFVAGCTFIYLVVYPAAIFYLRKYKPITAINAFLKLKSQPDSQLLDIRDDKTLASLASPSLKFLGKSSVQVPYSEEDESGFVKRVKGGFSDPENTVVCVLDNFDGNSMKVAELLVENGFKEAYYIKGGARGKNGWLAIQEELLPPPVHMYTAKNAKSSSNNESSIVGTEN